In the Nocardioides marmotae genome, GCGCGTCCACCTCGAACCGCAACTTCGAGGGCCGTCAGGGCAAGGGCGGCCGGACCCACCTGGTCTCCGTGCCGGTGGCCGCCGCGACCGCCGTCCGCGGCACGCTCTCCTCGCCTGCCGACCTCGAGCCCGTCGCCGCGCCGGCGACCGTCTGACCGGAGCACCTCATGGACAAGTTCACGACCCACACCGGCATCGGCGTCCCGCTGCGGCGCAGCAACGTCGACACCGACCAGATCATCCCCGCCGTCTACCTCAAGCGGGTGACGCGCACCGGCTTCGAGGACGGCCTGTTCGCCGCCTGGCGCAACGACCCGTCGTTCGTCCTCAACAACCCGGTGTACGCCGCCGGCTCGGTGCTCGTCGCCGGCCCGGACTTCGGCACCGGCTCGTCGCGGGAGCACGCCGTCTGGGCGCTGCAGAACTACGGCTTCAAGGCCGTCATCTCCCCGCGCTTCGCCGACATCTTCCGCGGCAACTCCGGCAAGGCCGGGCTGCTGGCCGCCCAGGTCGACGAGAAGGTCGTCCAGCGGCTCTGGGACCTGCTCGAGGAGCAGCCCGGCGCCGAGATCACCGTCGACCTGGAGACCCGCACCGTCCGCGCCGGCGAGGGCCCCGAAGCGATCGAGGACTCCTTCGACATCGACGACTACACCCGCTGGCGCCTGCTCGAGGGTCTCGACGACGTCGGGATCACCCTGGGCCACGAGGGTGACATCTCCACCTACGAGGCCTCCCGCCCGCGGTGGAAGCCGGTCACCCAGCACGCCTGACCCGCCGAAGTGGCAGTGCTGCAGGGTCGAGGTGGCAGTGCTGCACGGTCGAGGTGGCACTCCTGCATGAGCCGAGGGCAGGTAGTGCCACTTCGGCCCTGCATGGGTGCCACTTCGACCCTGCACGGGTGCCACTTCGACCGTGCACGGGTGCCACGTGGGCGGGCGGGTCGTTGTGGCGTACGCCACTTGTCCCTAACGTGCGTCCACGAGGGTCGAGCACGAGCTCGGCGTCCGGGGTTCGTCGGAAGGGAAGCCAGATGAACAAGTCCGAGCTCATCGACACGCTCGCCGCGCGGTTCGACGGGAACAGGAAGGCCGCCGCCCACGCGCTCGAGTCGGTCCTCGACACGATCACCCGTGAGGTCGCCCAGGGCAACAAGGTCGCGATCACGGGCTTCGGCTCGTTCGAGAAGCGGATCCGCGAGGCTCGTTGGGTCCGCAACCCGCGCACCGGCGAGCGGGTGCAGGCCCAGGAGCGCGCGGTCCCGAGGTTCAGCGCCGGCACCCAGCTCAAGGACGTCGTGTCCGGCGCCCGCAAGCTGCCCGCCCTCACCGTGGCCGCCTCGGCCGGCGCGGCGCGGGCCGCAGCGGAGGCCGCGCTCAAGGCCGCCGCTCCCGGCGGCGCGAGGGACTCCGGCGCCTGGTCCGACGCCACCGCCGCGGCGGCCAAGAAGTCGCCGGCCACCAAGTCCGCCGCGCCGAGCGCGGCGACGAAGAAGGCGCCCGCGACGAAGGCTGCTGAGAAGAAGGCGCCCGCGAAGAAGGCCGCGACCAAGAAGACGACCGCGAGCAAGGCCGCGGCGAAGAAGACGACCGCGAGCGCGCCGTCGGCCAAGAAGTCGGCCACCAAGAAGTCGGCCACTACATCGGCGGCCTCGAGCTCCGCGGCCAAGAAGTCGACCGCCAAGAAGTCGACCGCCAAGAAGGCGACGACGAAGACGACGACGAAGAAGACGCCCGCCAAGAAGGCGACCGCGAGCTGAGAGCCGTCAGGCCAGGCCGAGCTCCTCGACGAGCGCCGCCGTCCGCGGCCCCAGCCCGAGGGCGGCGGCCGCCCGGAGGTCGTCGAGGTCGTCGACGTCGCGGCGCAGGGTCGCCAGCGCGCCGCGCAGCTCCAGGGCGCCGGTGAGCAGGTGCGCCTGGCACGAGTCGGCCCCGAACTGCGGGTCGAACTCGTCGTACGGCGCGGTGTAGAGGGTGGTGCCCACGCCGTCGGCGTCGGCCACGAATGACGGCCCGCCCGGCACGAGCGACTCCAGCGCCGCGTCGAGGTCGGCGGGCAGCAGTGCCGGCAGGTCGGCGCACAGCGCGACCGGCTCGAGGTCCGGCCAACGCCGGTGGGCCTCGCTGGCCGCCTGTCGCAGCGCGGCGTTGAGGTCGTTGGTGTCCCCGTCGGGCACGGCGGCGCAGCCCAGCGCCATCAGCTGGGCGGAGAAGGGGGCGTCGTCGGTCGCCACGAGCACCCGCGCCACGGACCGTGCGGCGAGGCACGCGGCGGCGGTGTCGAGGGCGAACGCCGCGGCGAGGCGTCGCCGCTGGTCGTCCCCGAGGTCCCCGAGCCGCGACTTGCCGAAGGCGGGCGGCTTCACGGGGACGACGGCGACGAAGCGGGAGGGGGAGCGGTCGGGTGAGCCGGTCCCGGAGAGCTGCGCAGACATCCCCCCGATCCTCTCAGGCCGGGCCCCGTCGGGCGAGTAGCCTGCCGTGGTGACGGTCCGGAAGCTGCAGCAGAAGCGAGGCTGGGCGTGGAGCATCGCGGTCGCGATCGTGAAGCCCGCGCTCCTCGCGACCACGCGGCACGAGTGGGAGGGCGGCGAGCGGATCCCGGAGCGCGGCGGCTGCATCCTGGTGATGAACCACATCTCCCACGTCGACCCGTTCACCGCCGCCCACATCGTCTACGACCACGGCCGGATCCCGCGCTACCTGGCCAAGTCCGGCCTGTTCCGGAACAAGGCGCTCGGCGCGTTCCTGCGCGCCGCCGGCCAGATCCCGGTGGAGCGGCTCACCCGCAACGCGGTCGGGGCGTACGACGCCGCCGTCGCGGCCGTGCGGGCGGGGGAGTGCGTGGTCGTCTACCCCGAGGGCACGATCACCCGGGACCCCGACCTGTGGCCGATGACGGGCAAGTCCGGCGCGGCGCGGATCGCGCTGGAGACCGGCTGCCCGGTGATCCCCGTGGGCCAGTGGGGCGCGCAACAGCTGCTGGCGCCGTACGCGAAGAAGCCCGACCTGGTCCCCCGGAAGCTGATCCGGATGAAGGTCGGTGAGCCCGTCGACCTCGCCGACCTGCTGACCGAGCCGCGCACCCCGCAGGTCGTGCAGCAGGCGACCGACCGGATCATGGACGCCATCACGTCGCTGGTCGAGGACGTGCGGGGCGGCCAGGCCCCGCCGGAGAGGTACGACATGCGCAAGCACGGGGACCGCCGCACCGGCGACCCGCACCGCCACGAGATCGGGGAGGACCCGGCATGACCACGATCCCCACCCACGGCAAGGTCGCGGTCTTCAGCGCGGGCTCGTGGGGCACCGCGTTCTCGATGGTGCTCGCCGACGCCGGCAACGAGGTCGTCCTGTGGGCGCGCCGGCCCGAGGTCGCCGAGGCGATCAACGAGCAGCGGGAGAACCCCGACTACCTGCCCGGCATCGAGCTGCCGCCGACGGTCTCGGCGACCCACGACGTCGAGAAGGCGCTGCACGGCGCCGACGTCGTCGTGCTCGCGACCCCCAGCCAGTCGCTGCGGGAGAACCTCACGACCTGGGCACCGCACGTCGAGCCCGGCGCGGTGTTCGTCTCGCTGATGAAGGGTGTCGAGCTCGGCACGCTGGACCGGATGAGCGAGGTCATCGGCCAGGTGACCGGCGCGGGACCGGACCGGATCGCGGTGGTCAGCGGCCCGAACCTCGCCAAGGAGATCGCGCGCCGCGAGCCCGCCGCCTCGGTCGTCGCCTGCGAGGACGAGGACGTCGCCCGGATGCTCCAGCGGCGCTGCCACACCGCGGCGTTCCGCCCCTACACCAGCGTCGACGTGCTCGGCTGCGAGCTCGGCGGCGCCTACAAGAACGTGGTGGCGCTCTCGGTGGGCATGGCGGTGGGCCTCGGGTTCGGCGACAACACCACCGCGTCCCTCATCACCCGCGGCCTCGCCGAGACCGCCCGGCTCGCGATGAAGCTAGGCGCCAACCCGCTGACCCTGATGGGTCTGGCCGGCCTCGGCGACCTCGTCGCCACCTGCTCCTCGCCGCTCTCGCGCAACCGCACCTTCGGTGAGCGCCTGGGTCAGGGGATGAGCACCGAGGAGATCTACGCCTCCACCCGCCAGGTCGCCGAGGGCGCGAAGTCCTGCTCCTCGCTGCTGGCCCTCGCCGAGCGGACCGGCGTCGACGCGCCGATCGCCGAGCACGTCGACGCCGTCGTCGCCGGCCGGATGACCGCACAGCAGATGATGGAGTCCTTCATCGCCCGCGACACCAAGGCCGAGACGGACTGAGCGGACAGCGCCGACCGAGGGACGGGGTCGCAAGACCCGGTACGCCGCCCGCGGCGGTGGGCACGTCACCGGGCCTCGACACGCTCGCTGGCGCTCGCTGCTCGACCAGCGGGGCGCGGTCAGCCGGTGAGGTCGTCCAGGGCGACCCGCAGGTCCTCCCAGAGATCCTCGACGTCCTCGACGCCGACCGAGAGCCGCACGAGCGCGTCGGGGATGGTGGCCGGCTCCGACTTCCACCGGCGGCGCCGCTCGAAGGTCGACTCGACCCCGCCGAGCGA is a window encoding:
- the leuD gene encoding 3-isopropylmalate dehydratase small subunit; its protein translation is MDKFTTHTGIGVPLRRSNVDTDQIIPAVYLKRVTRTGFEDGLFAAWRNDPSFVLNNPVYAAGSVLVAGPDFGTGSSREHAVWALQNYGFKAVISPRFADIFRGNSGKAGLLAAQVDEKVVQRLWDLLEEQPGAEITVDLETRTVRAGEGPEAIEDSFDIDDYTRWRLLEGLDDVGITLGHEGDISTYEASRPRWKPVTQHA
- a CDS encoding HU family DNA-binding protein; the protein is MNKSELIDTLAARFDGNRKAAAHALESVLDTITREVAQGNKVAITGFGSFEKRIREARWVRNPRTGERVQAQERAVPRFSAGTQLKDVVSGARKLPALTVAASAGAARAAAEAALKAAAPGGARDSGAWSDATAAAAKKSPATKSAAPSAATKKAPATKAAEKKAPAKKAATKKTTASKAAAKKTTASAPSAKKSATKKSATTSAASSSAAKKSTAKKSTAKKATTKTTTKKTPAKKATAS
- the cofC gene encoding 2-phospho-L-lactate guanylyltransferase, whose product is MSAQLSGTGSPDRSPSRFVAVVPVKPPAFGKSRLGDLGDDQRRRLAAAFALDTAAACLAARSVARVLVATDDAPFSAQLMALGCAAVPDGDTNDLNAALRQAASEAHRRWPDLEPVALCADLPALLPADLDAALESLVPGGPSFVADADGVGTTLYTAPYDEFDPQFGADSCQAHLLTGALELRGALATLRRDVDDLDDLRAAAALGLGPRTAALVEELGLA
- a CDS encoding lysophospholipid acyltransferase family protein codes for the protein MTVRKLQQKRGWAWSIAVAIVKPALLATTRHEWEGGERIPERGGCILVMNHISHVDPFTAAHIVYDHGRIPRYLAKSGLFRNKALGAFLRAAGQIPVERLTRNAVGAYDAAVAAVRAGECVVVYPEGTITRDPDLWPMTGKSGAARIALETGCPVIPVGQWGAQQLLAPYAKKPDLVPRKLIRMKVGEPVDLADLLTEPRTPQVVQQATDRIMDAITSLVEDVRGGQAPPERYDMRKHGDRRTGDPHRHEIGEDPA
- a CDS encoding NAD(P)H-dependent glycerol-3-phosphate dehydrogenase; its protein translation is MTTIPTHGKVAVFSAGSWGTAFSMVLADAGNEVVLWARRPEVAEAINEQRENPDYLPGIELPPTVSATHDVEKALHGADVVVLATPSQSLRENLTTWAPHVEPGAVFVSLMKGVELGTLDRMSEVIGQVTGAGPDRIAVVSGPNLAKEIARREPAASVVACEDEDVARMLQRRCHTAAFRPYTSVDVLGCELGGAYKNVVALSVGMAVGLGFGDNTTASLITRGLAETARLAMKLGANPLTLMGLAGLGDLVATCSSPLSRNRTFGERLGQGMSTEEIYASTRQVAEGAKSCSSLLALAERTGVDAPIAEHVDAVVAGRMTAQQMMESFIARDTKAETD